One Pseudomonadales bacterium genomic window carries:
- a CDS encoding UbiH/UbiF/VisC/COQ6 family ubiquinone biosynthesis hydroxylase: protein MNNHLSYDIVIIGAGIAGSALACKLDGSALKVLLIEAGNATAVSLAASDSVDDFDPRVSALTQASQAFLQNIGVWPAMLQQRVTAFQHMHVFDGEGSGQISFSAADVAAEQLGHIVENRVIVSSLQQKLQFSTNVRLQHNARINHMARCEKGYRLTMEDGAQIETHLLVAADGANSWVRQQAQFKTREWDYQQKAIVCTVSCDSSHQHTAWQCFTEHGPLAFLPLQDQQTDGHFYASIVWSLDTAAAEQMMQLGETEFMQALTTGIEQRCGNVTSVSQRFCFPLRQRHAINYTKPHLALIGDAAHTIHPLAGQGINLGIKDAAVLAEE from the coding sequence ATGAATAATCATCTCTCTTATGACATTGTTATTATTGGCGCAGGTATCGCAGGCTCTGCGCTAGCTTGTAAGTTAGATGGTTCAGCATTAAAGGTGCTGTTAATTGAGGCCGGCAATGCCACAGCCGTTTCGCTTGCTGCGTCAGACAGTGTCGATGACTTCGACCCGCGGGTTAGCGCGCTGACACAGGCCAGCCAAGCTTTCTTGCAGAACATTGGCGTATGGCCGGCGATGTTGCAGCAACGCGTGACAGCGTTTCAGCATATGCATGTATTTGATGGCGAGGGCTCAGGCCAGATAAGTTTTTCTGCGGCTGATGTTGCTGCAGAGCAGCTTGGGCATATTGTTGAAAATCGAGTAATCGTCAGCAGTCTGCAGCAAAAGCTGCAGTTCTCAACCAATGTTCGGCTGCAGCATAATGCCCGTATTAACCATATGGCTCGCTGTGAGAAAGGTTACCGTCTAACCATGGAAGATGGTGCTCAAATTGAAACGCATCTTTTAGTTGCAGCCGATGGCGCTAATTCTTGGGTGCGTCAGCAGGCACAGTTTAAAACCCGTGAATGGGATTATCAGCAAAAGGCTATCGTCTGTACTGTCAGCTGCGATAGTTCGCATCAGCATACCGCTTGGCAATGCTTTACTGAGCATGGACCACTGGCCTTTTTACCGCTGCAGGATCAACAAACAGACGGTCATTTTTATGCATCGATAGTGTGGTCTTTAGACACTGCTGCGGCTGAGCAAATGATGCAGTTAGGCGAGACGGAATTTATGCAAGCGTTAACCACAGGTATTGAGCAGCGCTGCGGTAATGTCACGAGTGTAAGCCAACGATTTTGTTTCCCGCTACGTCAGCGTCATGCAATCAACTACACCAAACCGCACTTAGCCTTGATTGGCGATGCCGCACACACGATTCACCCGCTTGCAGGACAGGGCATTAATTTAGGGATTAAAGATGCTGCAGTGCTGGCTGAAGAATT
- the ubiH gene encoding 2-octaprenyl-6-methoxyphenyl hydroxylase, giving the protein MQPKLEVDIAIIGGGMVGASLAAVLPATFSVALVESFALPDTASLAAQQTPPSFDSRTTALSKSSEHILRKAGVWQSLMPDLQSIQDVHVSDKGRWGSVLLTEAQEAMDQLGYVIENAKLGRALLAQIASQAHIHCLSPATVDHVVVQQQGALLHCTTQQQPQDIQAKLVIIADGARSNICQQLGIHISHYDYGHQAIVCNIATDSPHQNIAYERFTEDGPMALLPMLPSSPGEHRSALIWTLPNAKAERLSKLSEQEFLSELQQSFGSFQGNFCRAGKRSNYPLSLSTADEQLRNHMVVMGNAAHSLHPVAGQGFNLALRDVAALVQVIEEAAALNQAWYKLDVLENYLKKQQQDQWLTIAFSDMLPDLFANPSAWMKSSRAVSLMALELLPSIKSRFVNFATGYR; this is encoded by the coding sequence ATGCAGCCTAAGCTTGAGGTTGATATCGCAATTATCGGCGGCGGCATGGTGGGTGCTAGCCTAGCGGCGGTATTACCTGCTACTTTCAGCGTTGCTTTGGTTGAAAGCTTTGCGCTGCCTGATACCGCGAGTTTGGCTGCTCAACAAACCCCGCCAAGCTTTGATAGTCGAACGACGGCCTTATCCAAAAGTAGTGAGCATATTTTGCGTAAGGCAGGAGTCTGGCAGAGCCTTATGCCAGATCTGCAATCGATTCAAGATGTACATGTTTCTGATAAAGGGCGTTGGGGCAGCGTGTTACTTACCGAAGCACAGGAAGCTATGGATCAGCTGGGCTATGTGATCGAAAATGCCAAGCTGGGTCGGGCACTGCTAGCGCAAATCGCATCACAGGCGCATATTCACTGTTTAAGCCCGGCTACTGTAGATCATGTAGTCGTTCAACAGCAGGGTGCTTTGCTTCATTGTACTACCCAGCAGCAACCGCAAGACATACAGGCCAAGCTTGTGATTATTGCTGATGGTGCGCGGTCGAATATTTGTCAACAGCTGGGTATTCACATCAGCCATTATGATTATGGTCACCAAGCCATTGTTTGTAATATCGCAACAGACAGTCCGCATCAAAATATTGCCTATGAGCGCTTTACCGAAGATGGCCCGATGGCGCTGTTACCGATGCTACCATCGTCGCCTGGGGAGCATCGCAGCGCCTTGATTTGGACGCTTCCCAATGCCAAAGCAGAGCGACTCAGCAAGCTAAGCGAGCAGGAATTTTTAAGCGAATTGCAGCAAAGCTTTGGATCCTTTCAAGGAAATTTTTGTCGCGCTGGCAAACGCAGCAATTATCCATTAAGTCTGAGCACAGCCGACGAGCAGCTGCGTAATCACATGGTTGTCATGGGTAATGCGGCGCATAGCTTACACCCGGTAGCAGGACAAGGCTTTAATCTGGCTTTACGAGATGTCGCGGCGCTAGTGCAGGTGATTGAAGAAGCTGCAGCGCTTAACCAAGCTTGGTATAAATTAGACGTGCTTGAAAACTACCTCAAAAAACAGCAGCAAGATCAATGGCTGACGATTGCTTTCAGTGATATGTTACCTGATCTTTTTGCTAACCCTTCAGCTTGGATGAAGTCCAGTCGCGCTGTGAGTTTAATGGCGCTGGAGCTGCTGCCTTCAATAAAGTCGCGCTTTGTTAATTTTGCCACCGGCTATCGCTAA